A stretch of Gymnodinialimonas phycosphaerae DNA encodes these proteins:
- the bchB gene encoding ferredoxin:protochlorophyllide reductase (ATP-dependent) subunit B has translation MKLTVWTYEGPPHVGAMRVATAMRGLHYVLHAPQGDTYADLLFTMIERRDHRPPVTYTTFEGRDLGEDTAGIFKQTCQDAYDRFKPQAIIVGASCTAELIQDDPGGLAETMDIPVPVIPLELPSYQRKENFGSDETFYQIVKALARPMDRTPEVTVNILGPLALGFRHRDDIEEIKGLLYEMGIGVNVVAPFDATPMDITQLGAAHANILMYPEHAETAARHLERTCGQPYTKTVPIGVAATHEFIAEVAQICGVEPRKDLSRLRQPWWSKSVDSTYLTGKRVFLFGDATHVKAAARIARDEMGFEVVGLGCYNREFARSIRDLAKDFGVTPLITDDYLEVEKAIEDASPEMILGTQMERHIGKRLGIPCAVISAPVHVQDFPARYSPQMGWEGANVIFDTWIHPLVMGLEEHLLAMFREDFEFHDEAGPSHHGGHAPKPSENGGPAPQTAVTHGGPAPQTPRDISGTGNEEVASQAQTEAQSSGSDVMVWLADAERELKKIPFFVRGKARRNTEKFATEQGLQEISLDTLYEAKAHYAR, from the coding sequence ATGAAGCTCACCGTCTGGACATATGAGGGCCCGCCCCACGTCGGCGCCATGCGCGTCGCGACCGCTATGCGCGGCCTGCACTACGTCCTGCACGCCCCCCAGGGCGACACCTATGCGGACCTGCTGTTCACCATGATCGAGCGGCGCGACCACCGCCCCCCCGTCACCTACACGACCTTCGAAGGCCGTGACCTGGGTGAGGATACCGCCGGCATCTTCAAGCAAACCTGCCAGGACGCCTATGACCGCTTCAAGCCGCAAGCGATCATCGTCGGCGCGTCCTGCACCGCCGAGCTGATCCAGGACGACCCCGGGGGCCTGGCCGAGACGATGGACATCCCCGTCCCGGTCATCCCGCTGGAACTGCCCTCTTACCAGCGTAAGGAAAACTTCGGCTCGGACGAGACGTTCTACCAGATAGTAAAAGCCCTCGCCCGCCCGATGGACCGTACGCCCGAGGTCACGGTCAATATCCTCGGCCCCCTCGCCCTGGGCTTCCGCCACCGCGACGACATCGAAGAAATCAAAGGCCTCCTCTACGAGATGGGGATCGGCGTGAACGTCGTGGCGCCCTTCGACGCCACACCCATGGACATCACGCAGCTGGGCGCCGCCCACGCCAATATCCTGATGTACCCCGAACATGCAGAAACCGCCGCCCGCCACCTGGAACGCACCTGTGGCCAGCCCTACACCAAGACCGTACCCATCGGCGTCGCCGCCACGCACGAATTCATCGCGGAAGTGGCTCAAATCTGTGGTGTAGAGCCTCGCAAAGACCTCTCCCGCCTGCGCCAGCCTTGGTGGTCCAAGTCCGTCGATAGCACCTATTTGACCGGCAAGCGCGTGTTCCTGTTTGGTGACGCGACGCACGTGAAGGCCGCCGCCCGCATCGCCCGCGATGAGATGGGGTTCGAGGTCGTGGGGCTGGGTTGCTACAATCGCGAATTCGCCCGCTCCATCCGGGATCTTGCGAAAGATTTTGGCGTCACCCCTCTGATCACCGACGACTATCTGGAGGTCGAAAAGGCCATCGAGGATGCCTCGCCCGAGATGATCCTCGGCACCCAGATGGAACGTCACATCGGCAAGCGCCTTGGCATCCCCTGCGCCGTGATCTCTGCGCCGGTCCACGTGCAGGATTTTCCGGCGCGCTACTCCCCCCAGATGGGCTGGGAAGGCGCGAACGTCATTTTCGATACCTGGATCCACCCGCTGGTGATGGGACTTGAAGAGCACCTGCTGGCGATGTTTCGGGAGGATTTCGAGTTTCATGATGAGGCCGGGCCAAGCCACCACGGCGGGCACGCGCCGAAACCCTCGGAAAATGGGGGGCCAGCCCCCCAGACCGCGGTTACACATGGGGGGCCAGCCCCCCAGACCCCCCGGGATATTTCCGGAACGGGGAACGAGGAGGTCGCGTCTCAGGCTCAGACGGAGGCTCAATCCTCAGGCTCGGATGTCATGGTCTGGCTCGCCGATGCAGAGCGGGAGTTGAAGAAGATTCCGTTCTTCGTGCGCGGCAAGGCGCGGCGGAATACCGAGAAGTTCGCGACGGAGCAGGGCCTGCAAGAGATCTCGCTTGATACCCTTTATGAGGCCAAGGCCCATTATGCGCGGTGA